The Gammaproteobacteria bacterium DNA window ATGAAGACATTTAGTGATTATGAAGTGGCTAAATCGTTAAATCCAAGTATTTTTGGTGAAGTTGGTGTATTTGAAGTATTAAACTCTTTAGGTCGCCGTTATTAGTAATGACATCATCAGCATGTTTTATGCGTTCTTCAAGAGTGATTTGGGAATCTACAATAGCTTCGACATGGTTTTTAGAACACTTGTCTCGTGAAGACACGCGATCAAGCTGGTTTTGTTTATTAGTATTAATAACTAAAATTCGATCTACAATAGATTGCATATTTGATTCGATTAATAAAGGTATAACGATTAGACAATATTGAGTGCTTAGAGTTGACGCTTGCAATAAGATTTCAGCGCGAACTTTTGGGTGTACTATATTTTCGAGTGATGCACGTAGCTTATTATCTGTGAAAATTTTTTCTCTTAATAATTTACGATCGATTTCTCCTGAGTTAAGCAAACATTCCGAACCAAATAAACTGACGACTTCATCATAAGCTTTTCCCGAAATAGAGAGTAGCTCACGACTAATTTCATCTGCATCAATAACAGGTATTTTGTATAGTTGGCGGAATTGATCGCTAACAGTAGTTTTTCCAGAACCTATTCCACCTGTAAGTCCGATGCGTAACATACGATGATAAGATCACATTGAGCCAAATAGAGATTTAACTTCTGGGCCCCATATTAAACATATAATACCCCCCAGAGCTAAATAAGGACCAAATGGGGTGGGTACATCTCGACCTAGTATTTTTGTAACAATTAAACTAATACCAATTATACTGCCAACCACTGATGATATTAGAATTATGGCAATTAAGTAATGCCAGCCTAACCAAGCACCTAGCAGAGCAAGTAATTTGAAGTCACCATAGCCCATGCCTTCTTTCCCAGTAATTAATTTAAATACTTGGAATACTAGCCAAAGAGATAAGTACCCAAAAATTGCACCAAGTACGCTCTCTTCAAGCGAACAAAATAAATTAAAGTAATTAGCGATAATTCCAAGCCAGAGAATAGGAAGGGTAATGTTGTCTGGGAGTAAAGTTGTTCTAAAGTCAATCATAGCTAAAGTAATTAAACTCCAGCCTAAAACCATGGCAAATAATGCTTGCCAATTAAAGCCAAATTTAAAAGCGATTAATCCTGTAAATAATGCAGTGAATAATTCTATTAGAGGGTACTGAGCAGAAATAGATGTACCGCAGTGGCGGCATTTACCTTTTTGAAATAAATAACTTAATAAGGGAATATTTTCTAAGCTACTTATAATGTGTTTGCATGAAGGGCATTGAGAGCGAGGAGTGATTAAGTTGAATTTTTGTAGTTCATCTGCAGCTGAATTGTCTATTGCTAGAAGTTGTTGGCACTCGCTCTTCCAGCCTCTTTCGAGTATTACTGGCAATCTGGTGATAACAACATTTAAGAAGCTGCCAATCAATAAGCCTAATACAACACTACAACTAATAAAGAAAACTAGATTGGTGTTTAATAAATGTAATAATTGCACGTTATAAATTAAACAACTGCACCCATCTTGAAGATCGGTAGGTACATTGCAATTACAAGCCCACCAACCAGCACCCCTAGAACAGCCATAATAAGCGGCTCTAATAAACTGCTGAGACCGTCTACAAGATTGTCAACTTCTGCTTCATAAAAGTCAGCTACTTTTGAGAGCATTTCGTCTAAAGCACCAGATTCTTCTCCAATGGCTACCATCTGGACCATCATATTAGGGAAAATGCCTGTTTGTTTCATACTTTGTTGTAATTGTGTGCCCGTTGAAACATCATCTTTCATTTTCATGGTGGCTTCATAAAATAATGCATTTCCAGACGCTCCAGCAACAGATTCCATGGCTTCAACTAACGGTACACCTGCGGCAAACATAGTCGCCATGGTTCGTGCAAATCTTGCGATGGCAGATTTTTCCAATATACCACCAACCACTGGGATTTTTAATGACATGATGTCTAGCCATCTACGCATTTTTGGTGATCGCTGTTTAGCCATTTTGAATGCTACGAATGCTGCGGCAATACCAGCGAACACAAGCCACCAATAAGACTGAAAGAAATCAGAAAGATTGATGACCATTTGAGTAAAGGCGGGTAAATCTGCGCCAAACCCCTGGAATATAGTTTGGAATTGGGGCACAACAAATATTAACAAGATTGTCATTACTATAAATGCCACTACTAAAACAGCTGTTGGGTAAAATAGGGCTTTCTTGACTTTAGCTTTTAATTCTTCTGTTTTTTCTTTATAAGTAGCAACTTTATCGAGTAGTGATTCCAGTGCGCCAGATTGCTCTCCAGCACCTACGAGATTGCAAAATAAAGCATCGAAATATTTGGGTTGTTTTTCTAGGGCATCTGCGAGACTTGTACCCCCTTCTACATCATTTTTTATGCTTAGTACTAATTCTTGCATATTTGGATTTTCATGGCCGCGTCCGATGATTTCAAATGACTGCACTAATGGAACACCAGCTGTCATCATAGTGGCAAGTTGTCTAGCAAATACGGCAATATCTTTGGGTATTATTTTTTTTCCACCATTTCCAAATAAAGATTTAGCTTTTTTCTTTACTTTTAAAGGATTTATTCCTTGGCGTCTTAAGTCTGCTTTCAATAAAATTTCACTAGAGGCTTGAGACTCTCCTTTAACTTTAGAGCCTTTACGGTCTAAACCTTCCCATAGAAAAGTAATTGAATTAGTGGTTGCTGTTGCCATAGCTTAGTCCTTAGTTACACGGTTTACTTCTTCAAGGCTAATAACTCCATCTTTGACCTTTTTTAAGCCTGAAAGTCTTAAATCAGCAACACCTTCTTTTGTTGCTTGATCAGCAAGTTGCAAAGAATTTCCACCTTCCATTATTATTCTGCCCATTGCTTCAGAGACAGGCATTACCTGATATATGCCTACACGCCCCTTATACCCATTTGTGCATTGATCGCAACCTACAGCCTTATAAATGGTTAGATTTTTCAGATCAGTTTTTTTGAACCCTTCTTCAATCAAGGCTTCTTGAGGTATGTCGTCAACTACCTTGCAATGGTCGCATAATTTTCTCGCCAGCCGTTGGGCTATAATTAGTGATACTGCGGAAGCGATGTTGAAAGGAGGTACACCCATGTTGGCGAGACGAGTTAAAGTCTGAGGTGCATCATTTGTATGCAATGTTGATAGAACTAAGTGGCCAGTTTGAGCTGCTTTGATTGCTATCTCTGCCGTCTCAAGATCACGTATCTCGCCTACCATTATCACATCAGGATCTTG harbors:
- the coaE gene encoding dephospho-CoA kinase (Dephospho-CoA kinase (CoaE) performs the final step in coenzyme A biosynthesis.), which translates into the protein MLRIGLTGGIGSGKTTVSDQFRQLYKIPVIDADEISRELLSISGKAYDEVVSLFGSECLLNSGEIDRKLLREKIFTDNKLRASLENIVHPKVRAEILLQASTLSTQYCLIVIPLLIESNMQSIVDRILVINTNKQNQLDRVSSRDKCSKNHVEAIVDSQITLEERIKHADDVITNNGDLKSLILQIHQLHQKYLDLTI
- a CDS encoding prepilin peptidase, giving the protein MQLLHLLNTNLVFFISCSVVLGLLIGSFLNVVITRLPVILERGWKSECQQLLAIDNSAADELQKFNLITPRSQCPSCKHIISSLENIPLLSYLFQKGKCRHCGTSISAQYPLIELFTALFTGLIAFKFGFNWQALFAMVLGWSLITLAMIDFRTTLLPDNITLPILWLGIIANYFNLFCSLEESVLGAIFGYLSLWLVFQVFKLITGKEGMGYGDFKLLALLGAWLGWHYLIAIILISSVVGSIIGISLIVTKILGRDVPTPFGPYLALGGIICLIWGPEVKSLFGSM
- a CDS encoding type II secretion system F family protein, which produces MATATTNSITFLWEGLDRKGSKVKGESQASSEILLKADLRRQGINPLKVKKKAKSLFGNGGKKIIPKDIAVFARQLATMMTAGVPLVQSFEIIGRGHENPNMQELVLSIKNDVEGGTSLADALEKQPKYFDALFCNLVGAGEQSGALESLLDKVATYKEKTEELKAKVKKALFYPTAVLVVAFIVMTILLIFVVPQFQTIFQGFGADLPAFTQMVINLSDFFQSYWWLVFAGIAAAFVAFKMAKQRSPKMRRWLDIMSLKIPVVGGILEKSAIARFARTMATMFAAGVPLVEAMESVAGASGNALFYEATMKMKDDVSTGTQLQQSMKQTGIFPNMMVQMVAIGEESGALDEMLSKVADFYEAEVDNLVDGLSSLLEPLIMAVLGVLVGGLVIAMYLPIFKMGAVV